In the Arachis hypogaea cultivar Tifrunner chromosome 20, arahy.Tifrunner.gnm2.J5K5, whole genome shotgun sequence genome, AAGAGAGAGTGTCAAAGATAATTCCCTTTTCGAGTTAGTGATGAACTCCTGAAGTATCTCGAGAGTACATATCACAATACTTTTCTCTTTAACAGAATTGATTCTTCTTCTCTATAAAATCCCTCTAACTAATTCTCCAGCTCAGCCTTGAGATATAATCCTCTGTTTTGCACCCTATTTCTCACTTACTAACAAAATTTTTCATCCAAGTTAGGGCTTTTCTGGTTCTTATTAGTTTGGACTCTGCTGTGTGCACTAGTTCACTTTCATGAGTTGGCCCAATTTTTTCAATTACAGCCTCATCAATAATTAGGCTTATTGTGGAGCTATCAACTAACCCACCCTCCAACACAACCTTGTCCTCAAGGTTGATCTCAGGAAACAACCTCGTCAACTCCTCCAAGTCTTCTCACGTGGTCTCGTCCCTGGAAGCCCCTTCCCAATCCACCAAGGCTTGAGTTCGCACACCCTCATCAGAAGCTATGGAACGACTACTGAGTATGGCGACCAGACGCGATTGCAGCGAGGATGGGAGATCCGACACCGTCACTGGCTCAACTGGAGGCTCCCCGTGGAACTGCTTCAACACCGCAACATGGAACACTGGGTGCAAGGCACAGCCAGCTAGCAAGGCCAAACGGTATGCGACTTTCCCAATCTTCTGACTAACATGGAATAGACCATAGAAACGCTTCTGTGATTTGTTGTGGGTATTGTGGGTTAAGGATTTCTGACGATAAGGACGAACTTTCAACAAAACCCAATCGCCAATCTCGAAGCTTTTCTCCCGGCAGTGTTGATCTActtgtttcttcattttttcttgtGCACGTTGAAGAGAATAACGCAGTTCCCGATGCAATGCTTCATGTACTCTCAAAAATTCATCCACGGTAAGGACCGTGGTGGCCCCGGGTGGTATCCGGGTAGGGTTCTCATCGGAAATTCATAGAGTGCCTCATGTGGTGACATATTAAGAGAGGAGTGGTGAGAGCTATTGTAACAGAGTTCAGCCCACACGAGAAAAAAGGACCACTGATTCGGGTAAGAGTGCGTGAAGACTTTAAGATATTGCTCCAATGTTCGATTCACTACCTCGGTTTGACCGTCACTCTGTGGATGATAGGCAGTGTTATAGCTGAGCTTGGTACCACTAAATTAGAACAAAGTTTTCCAAAACTTGCTTAGGAAAATAGGGTCTCTATCCGAAACCACAGTGATCGAAAATCTATGTAACTTGACCACAGAATTGATGAATGCCTTGGCTGCATCCTTCACTGTATATCCTGGTTTAAGAGCAGTAAAATATCCCACTTTAGTAAATCTGTCCACCACCACTAATATCGCAGTATACCCAGCAAATTTCGGTAATTGCACAATGAAATCGAGAGAGATCTCCACCCACGGTTGTTCTGGCACTGGGAGTGGTTGCAATAGTCCCTGAGGACGTGCAGAACATACTTGGTAACTTGATAATCCCAGCATTGTTCAACAAATTTATGGACAGCAGTCCACATTCTAAGCCGAAAGAATAATTCTGCCATGGATTTATACATTTTTAGTAGTCCGCCATGACTCCCACGTACTGACTTGTGAAGCTCATGTAAGAGTAATTCTTGTAACCCATTATAATCAGGAACCCAAAGCTTTTCCCGATATAGGAGCAGTCCATCCCGTTCTCCATAATCCGCGCTAAGCTTGCCCTCTTTAAGTTGCTGATGTAATTGTACCATGATGGGGCAGTGAGCATTAGCCCTCCTGAGAGAATCCCATAGATCTGTTTGAACCGTAGTGAGGCTGCGGAATACAAATTCAGAGTCTGAATTAGGGTGACGAGAGAGGGCATCGGCAACCTGATTCATTCTGCCAGCTCTGTATTCAATATCGAACTCATAGCCCAACAACTTTGCCAAATAGTATTGTTGCTCTTGTGTTAAAACCACCTGCAACATGAGTTCCTTTAACCCCTGGTGGTCAGTTTTAATAATAAACTTCTTTCCCAATAAATAGTGGTGCCAATTAGCCATAGATTGTGTAATTGCATAAAGCTCCCTGATATAAGCTAAAGCAAGACTCATTTTCTGTGTCAGTTTCTTACTAAAAAAGGCTAGGGGATGTCCGTTATGCATTAATACTGCACCAATACCCTTATGGGATGCATTTGTCTCTACCGTAAAAGGCATAAAAAAATCTGGTAACGCTAAGACTGGGGTATGAATCATTGCAACCTTCAACTGCTCGAAGGCTCTATTTGCTTCTTCACccgaatgaaaaatatttttcttgagtAACTCAATCAAGGGATGAGCAATTTGGGCATACTTAGCGACAAACTTGCGATAATACCCTGTTAACCCAAGAAAGCCCCTAAGTTGTTTGAGAGAACTTGGCTTTGGCCATACTTGAATTGCTTCTATTTTAGACGGGTCAACTTTCACTCCATCTGCCCCAACAATATTGGCCCAAATACTCCACTGGCCTTTGACCAAAGAGGCACTTTGATCTCTTAGCGAACAGCTGGTGCTAGGATAGGACAGTGAGGGTAAGCCTGAGGTGGTGCAAGTGATCCTCCCAAATCTTGCTATAGAGAAGAATATCATCGAAGAAAACAGCAACAAACCTTCTCAAATAAGGCTGAAAAACCTTATTTATAGTAGCATGAAAAGTTGAAGGGGCATTAgtgagaccgaaaggcatgacTACAAACTCATAATGCCCTTGGTGGGTGCAAAAAGCCGTCATGTGAACCGAATCCTCATTCATTCGAGTTTGGTGTAACCCGATTTCAAATCAATCTTAGAGAAGTATTCCGCACCAAAGAGTTCATCAAGTATCTCATCAATGGTCGGAATGAAAAACTTATCCCAAATAGTAATAGCGTTTAATTCTCTATAATCGACACAGAATCTCCAGCTCCCGTCCTTCTTCTTGACTAGTAAAACAGGGCTGAAAATGCACTTTGACTCTCCTGGATTACTCCTGTCTCGAGCATCTCTGCTACCAAACGTTCAATTTCCTCCTTCTGAAAATGAGGGTACCGATATGGTCGAACACACACTAGTTGTGAACCTGGTAGTATGGTGATAGCATGGTCTATGTCTCGGTTGGGTGGCAGCTGAGTTGGTTCGTTGAAAACATCTCCAAATTCTTCTAAAACTCATAATTCTGGCTGCACCAAAGTGTCTCCCTTCTCGTCCTCTGTTAGCACCTTAAGATGGTAGAGAGTGGTGACAACCTCCGATGAGAGCatcttttgaaatattttgttACTCATAACGTCAGCTTGAAGCAACCGTTCACCCTGTAGCTTTACCGCAACATCATTCACCACAAATTCATAGTAAGGAATCCATAATGTGTGGTAACATAGCCGAGGCACATCAGCCACTGAACTCCGAGAACTACATCAGCCCCTTGAAGATCCAACATAAAAGTGTTAATGGAGAATTGGTACCCCTATGTTACCAAGGGAATATTCTCGCAGTACGCCTTGCAACCAATCACATCTCCATTGCCTAGGAGTACCTGAAAGTGCGTGGTCTGCTGAATCGGAAAGTGGAGTCTCTCCGCCACACTTGCCTTCACAAAATTATGGAAACTTCCCCGTCAATCAACACCATAACCGGCTGCCCATGTGGTAACATAGCCGAGGCACATCAGCCACTGAACTCCGAGAACTACATCAGCCCCTTGAAGATCCAACACAAAAATGTTAATGGAGAATTGGTACCCCTGTGTTACCAAGGGAATATTCTCGCAGTACGCCTTGCAACCAATCACATCTCCATTGCCTAGGAGTACCTGAAGTGTGTGGTCTGCTGAATCGGAAAGTGGAGTTTCTCCGCCACACTTGCCTTCACAAAATTATGGAAACTTCCCTGTCAATCAACACCATAACCGGCTGCCCATTATACGTGCCCTTCACGCGAAAGGTGGTGGGCTGGTATTGACCTACCATGGCATTCAAACTAATTTCTAGTTGTACAACATCCACTACAATCGGCGCCTAAGCACCCAGAGGTTGAATCAATTCAGGCTCGGGTTCCTTCAGGATCTCGTGCATTTCTTCCTCTCCAATCAACAAGTAACAAGAAGTTTTACATTTATGTCATGGTGACCACTTTTCTCGTAATAGTAACAGACCCCCTTGTCTCTCTTCATCTTAATTTCAGCTACCAACAATTTCTTAAAAAGGGGGTTTGATGTGGAGTTTCTAGTATTAGTGTTTGGCTGTGTGTGGGAGAAAGAAATGGGACTAAGGTTGGATGGTTTGTTTGTCGAGTATCAATTAGGGAGGGATTATTGGGGCTAGTTTGGATAGGTTTGGTGAGGTTTGGTGCAATGTGATTGATAGATTTcatatttgaattggttgcatacTTCTGCTCATATATCTTTGCTAATAAAACGGCATGAATATACGATGTCGGTTTACCTAACAATAATTCGCATTTCAGGTACTCTTGAAGGCCAGCCATGAATAATGACACCACCCAGTCCTCACAAAGTCCAGTAACATGATTGGTAAGATCTTCAAACTGTTCTTGATATTCTGCTACGATACTAGTTTGCTTCAACTCTTTGAGGGCGGCCTTAGGGTCATAGTACTAGTTCTATCCAAACCTGATAAGTAAGGTATCCAAAAAAGACTCTCAAGTATATGCAATGTTATTATAGACCCCCAACGATACCAGGCATAAGCAGTTCCAGACAAATGGAAGGAAATCATTCTTAGTCTCATCTCCTCAGGTACCACAAACCATTCAAAATACTCTTTCACTTTAGAAACCCATTCATCCATATTACTATCACCATCAAAAACGGGTAAAATCAACTTTTTTACCTCTAGATTGGTAGAATTGTTGCTGATGTCGAGGATGTGAAGAGCCATCACCGATCGGTGTTACTTGCTTCAATTTTAGTGCTTCAGACAGCATGCTTCGGATTTCTCTCACTGAGTCCTCCAGTCCTTCCATACGCAATGCCGTCAGTCCGTGACTTGCAACCTCCACGTGATTCCGTTGCAAAGCGACGACCAAAGTTCATGGAAGCCATACTTCCTCTCAACAAGAGCACCAAATGATAAAAGAAAATGCAGAATAATATGAAAATGTAACGATTAAACTGTAGAAGAAAAATGTATAGATTATTATTAGTACTGAATGAAAATGGAAATAGATGAAAGAGAAAGTGTCAAAAAtaatttccttttcagagtcAAGGATGAACTCCTAAAATACCTCGAGAGTCCATATCACAATACATTCCTCTCTAACAACATTAATTCTTCTTTTCTATAAAACCCCTCTAACTAATTCTCCAACTCGGACCTTGAGAAATAATCCTAGCTCGACCTTGAGAAATAATCCTCTGTTTTGCACCCTATTTCTCACTTGCTAACAAAATCTTACTTCTCTGGTTCTCATTGGTTTAAACTCTGCTGTGTGCCTAATTCACTTGGTCCAATTTTCTCAATTACAGCCTTATCCATAATTGGATTTATTGTGGAgctatcaacttttattttatacCTTCTACATATTAAACATCTAatgaaatttgtattttaaataattatttttaatttttttaaattatttatattaaattaacaattataaaaataaaaatttgaaattaattttgtaaaaacaTGAAAAGCAGCTGAACTGAACAGACTCGGTAATCCTGTTGAACCGCTAGTTAATATGACATAAATGCATCAAACAAAATAAGTCACTCAACTCAGAATATAAAATCATGTCAAATTCTTAAATTCTTAACGGTAAACTGTGAACATACCAACTCTGACTAATaccaaataaaaaacaaaactaTCAGCAATCCATGATCTTGATGTGGAAAACATCAGTTGAAAACTTTAGTTTCAGAACTCTGATGGggaaataacatcatcaattttcaaaatcatcttGACAACTTGAGTAGCAAGCAAGATCTGTTGCTGCTTTCCAATCAAAGTTTCAAATACGTTTTGCTCACGCATGTCATTGGTGCCAACATCATTGCAGTCGATGCCAAAGTTAGGATTATTGTCCTGAAAGCAAATTTAAGGTTATTGCCATTATATTTGGGagtataattttttgaaattaagtacAGATATAAAACAGCAGCCAGTTTAGTTCAATCTACCTTTATTTGCTGGGACTTCACAGCAGATAACGTTTCAATAGGTTGAAGGCCGCTATTTTCAGCAAGGGCCATCGGAATGGCCTCCAACGCATCTCCAAATGCTCTGATAGCATACTGCATGGTAAAGAAAAACCAgccatcaataaaattattacattTGATCCACTATAAGTACTGAAAGTGACTGTTTAATACAGTTTCTAAAGTGCTCTGGCATCATTACCATACACTGAGAATATCTGTACATTGGCCAtgcataaaaaaatacaatacctACATGATTCGAATAATATTCATACCTGCTCTACTCCAGGGTATCTATCAGCAGCAGCTTCCACAGCAATAGAGCAGGAAATTTCAgcagaaccaccaccatatactaTAGAATTGTTGCGGATGAGATTCCTAGCCACACACAAGGCATCATGAAGACTGCGCTTTGTCTCCTCTATGATCATTTTGTTAcctaacaaaagagacaacacCATTTAATTAAGCCCTATACTATATCCACGGGTTAACACATGTAAAATCATTGATACAGgcaataattaaaatagtttattaTTCAGATCCAGATTCAATCAAGACCAGCTTAGGAGATAATCTTCATAAAAAGATAACTAATTCGAGAAAATGCGATGCAAACCAATCAAAAGAGGGTCAAAGAGTACATGATCTCACCTCCACGAGTGAATATTGTCACAGCCCTCGAGTTTGCACAATGCTCAATGTACAGCATCCGGTCTTTTGTTGTACCAAAGGATTTTTCTCGAACCAAACCAgccttaataaaaaatataattacgtCACTAATTCCAAATGTACAATAAAGAGAGCACATGAGTCCATAGCATATGGAATGCCACCCTATCAACGAATACAACAAGCATGGAACCACATCCAAATGCCTTAAATCAAACACGATTGCAATAATAAAGAGTAGCCAAGTGtcctaaatcaaactcaattgtaataataaaaataagaaggttttgaaaaccaCTAAAAAGAGTAGCATCATACCTTTCCCAGCTTTTCAGGACTCAACTCTTGGAACCTAGGCACAATTCTTCCACCTGTATTTACAAGTAGATATTTACACtgttaataagaataaaaagcaTGTTGGAGAGTAGTGACAAAAGCGAGAAGTTGTAAttcatatattcatatatattacTAAAGCCTGGTTATTAGAGTTGATCAATTTGAAGCCTATCATTTTACTCTTCATAGGAAAGGAAGAgattttttagacaaaaaaagAGAATGTATTACTAAAGACATACCTGTTGCAATTGCGATCAATTCCAACTCTACACCACCAACCCATCTGACAGCAGGCAAGTTCCTGTGCATTAAGAGATGATTTGCTTCATCGTCAAAGCCCCACTGGCAGATAACCAGGGTTGCACCAACATCCtgcaaatcaaaataaaaatttcctTTCAATTAAATCCAAAATTCACTTTGGCAAGAACACAAGGGTTATATAACTAGcccattttaaaatttaaatcccaATAATATCATCTGCCAAAATATAAGATGGCCAAGCATTCTAGTTCCCTTATAGGAAAAGACCAACGGTAGGCTGGACATTAGTAATAGAAATTTGATTATGCTCAAATAAAATCATACCTTGCATTTTTGAACCATGTCATCAAAATACTGTTGCTCTTGTTTCCTTAATGTCTGGAACTTCTCAACGGTATCAATGTCCACCTTATGCTTAGTCTTTGGCTTTGGAGGCTCAAAGGGGCAAGTCAAGATTGCAATTTTAGCATCTTCAATTCGCTTTGGCATTTGTGGATGGCTCATATCCTTGTCAACAACAATTCCATATATTAACTCAGTATCCTCCAATTTACCACCAACTTTCCCTTCTACTTTAATTAGATCTAAGTTAACATCTTTCCTTTCTAGATCAGCAACAGCAAGAACTGCTTTGACAGCAATCTCAGCCAAGCTGCGCTTGCACCGATTCACACtggaaaattaaacaaaaaaggaCATTATAATGCCAagaattatcttaaattttgaaattctgaATTGAACACAATTCAAAATCCCAAGGTGTGACATCCATCATAACAAGACAAATTATTAGAACCTGGATTATATTACACTCACATTTTAGAGGACAAAGTAGTCATACAAGTTTGAATCAAAGGCTCCAAATCCGTAGGCCCAAATTCAAACTTTTTAGCAATATTCTCCAGGTGATCAACAGCAATCCTGGATGCCATTTCATAGCCCTCGGCAACCCTAATTGGATGAATTCCACGTTCCAAGAGCCGCTCAGCTTGCTCCAGAAGAGCTCCAGCCATAACAACAACTCCAGTAGTTCCATCCCCAATTTCATAATCCTGACTCCGGGACAGCTCAACCATCAGTTTAGCAATCTGGTTGTCAACGTCCATCTGCTCCAAGATTGTTGCTCCATCATTCGCTGCAAACAAGAAATGTCACTAGTTAGTGGAAGCAACAAATAAAAATTCTACCAATAACCATATCTCAACAAAACATCACAAAGCTTCTAAAGATAAAATTGCAAAAAAGTGTCTATTTCCCAATCTGAGTTTCAAATTAACAAAACAAGTGTCGATTTCAGGTCTCAAGGCACTTCAATCACACCTACACTTAGTTCGTAAAACCTTAAAAAGCAACCACATTTACAAAATCCAAAATTTTCTACTCAAAACTTCACCGGCTCCGGGAAGTTACTACACAGTACACACAACATGCCTTTTACTTCAAAATTTAAAGTCATCCAACACAAACTGCACCCAAATCTACAAGAATTAATTGCATTTCGCTCAATCAAAAACACTGCACAGTTCAAAGTAAAACCAAAAATAACTTTCCATATATTTAACACTTCATGCCTAACCTAAAGTACAAAATGGTTAAATTTTCGCTTCCTAGTTCCTAGAGCTCATGGATCactatcaaaacaagaaaaaaaaaacagagagcaAAAATGGAAAGCAAAAGTGTCTAAAACAGAAACTCGAAAAAAAAACAAATCAGAGCAGGAAAAAGAAAAGGCGGCacgattaattatttttgaaaaaaaaaaggtaaaaaatctgaaagaaataaacagaaaagaaaaaaggtgGTTATGGTTGTTAGAACTGACTGATGATGACGTCGCCGTCGGGGCTCTGGAGCATC is a window encoding:
- the LOC112782377 gene encoding T-complex protein 1 subunit epsilon; this encodes MALAFDEFGRPFIILKEQEQKSRLRGLDAQKANISAGKAVARILRTSLGPKGMDKMLQSPDGDVIITNDGATILEQMDVDNQIAKLMVELSRSQDYEIGDGTTGVVVMAGALLEQAERLLERGIHPIRVAEGYEMASRIAVDHLENIAKKFEFGPTDLEPLIQTCMTTLSSKIVNRCKRSLAEIAVKAVLAVADLERKDVNLDLIKVEGKVGGKLEDTELIYGIVVDKDMSHPQMPKRIEDAKIAILTCPFEPPKPKTKHKVDIDTVEKFQTLRKQEQQYFDDMVQKCKDVGATLVICQWGFDDEANHLLMHRNLPAVRWVGGVELELIAIATGGRIVPRFQELSPEKLGKAGLVREKSFGTTKDRMLYIEHCANSRAVTIFTRGGNKMIIEETKRSLHDALCVARNLIRNNSIVYGGGSAEISCSIAVEAAADRYPGVEQYAIRAFGDALEAIPMALAENSGLQPIETLSAVKSQQIKDNNPNFGIDCNDVGTNDMREQNVFETLIGKQQQILLATQVVKMILKIDDVISPSEF